Proteins from a genomic interval of Rosa chinensis cultivar Old Blush chromosome 2, RchiOBHm-V2, whole genome shotgun sequence:
- the LOC121051201 gene encoding uncharacterized protein LOC121051201, producing the protein MFYFFFFFDILCFLLCVAGLRFTLTREERCRIARITGCSRNHNLLDLCLLTNWELLVNLKLTRAPDPVIGNKANRDAFDKAMDCMELQNFLEGMYAAGLIARQTVVDPQTQELIQLEVDMVMPMPHHSHLAVAGHTVVQSESQEYREAAGRSKANATPKKTKERVATQPRGPQRERTVSPKEPVIIAGLEP; encoded by the exons atgttttattttttttttttttttgacatccTCTGTTTTCTTCTCTGTGTAGCGGGATTGCGGTTCACGTTGACGCGCGAGGAGCGATGTCGCATAGCTAGGATTACAGGTTGCTCGAGGAACCACAATCTTCTTGACCTTTGCTTGCTCACCAATTGGGAGTTGTTGGTCAACTTGAAATTGACTCGTGCCCCTG ATCCCGTTATCGGTAACAAGGCCAACCGCGATGCATTTGACAAAGCCATGGATTGCATGGAACTGCAGAACTTTCTTGAGGGCATGTATGCCGCTGGACTGATTGCTCGGCAAACCGTCGTTGACCCTCAAACTCAGGAGCTGATCCAATTAGAGGTTGACATGGTGATGCCAATGCCTCATCATTCCCATCTTGCCGTCGCTGGTCATACCGTGGTACAGTCCGAGTCTCAAGAGTATCGTGAGGCTGCTGGCAGGAGCAAGGCCAATGCTACTCCAAAGAAGACCAAGGAGAGAGTGGCTACCCAGCCGCGTGGGCCCCAGAGGGAGAGGACGGTGTCGCCGAAGGAGCCCGTTATTATTGCGGGTTTGGAGCCTTAG